A genomic region of Ictidomys tridecemlineatus isolate mIctTri1 chromosome 10, mIctTri1.hap1, whole genome shotgun sequence contains the following coding sequences:
- the Cnpy4 gene encoding protein canopy homolog 4 → MGPVRLGILLFFLTVTGAWAGTPKEVDDDTERLPSKCEVCKLLSMELQEELSRTGRSREVLELGQVLDTGKRRRHVPYSISETRLEEALENLCERILDYSVHAERKGSLRYAKGQSQTMATLKGLVQKGVKVDLGIPLELWDEPSVEVTFLKKQCETMLEEFEDVVGDWYFHHQEQPLQQFLCEGHVLPAAETACLQETWTGKEKITDGQENAEEKEEEEEEEEEEEEGKKEEERIKTSGYPKRDPEDL, encoded by the exons ATGGGACCTGTGCGGTTAGgaatattgcttttctttttgacaGTGACTGGTGCTTGGGCTGGGACGCCGAAAGAAGTGGACGATGACACAGAACGCTTGCCCAGCAAATGCGAAG TGTGTAAGCTACTAAGCATGGAGCTACAGGAGGAACTGAGTCGCACTGGCCGATCTCGAGAGGTCTTGGAGCTGGGGCAGGTCCTGGACACAGGCAAGAGGAGGAGACATGTGCCTTACAGCATTTC AGAGACAAGGCTGGAAGAGGCCTTGGAGAATTTATGTGAGCGGATCCTGGATTACAGTGTTCATGCTGAGCGCAAGGGATCACTGAGATATGCCAAG GGTCAGAGTCAGACCATGGCAACATTGAAAGGCCTAGTGCAGAAGGGAGTGAAGGTGGATCTGGGGATCCCATTGGAACTGTGGGATGAGCCCAGCGTGGAGGTTACATTCTTAAAGAAGCAG TGTGAGACGATGCTGGAAGAGTTTGAAGATGTTGTAGGAGACTGGTACTTCCACCATCAGGAGCAGCCCCTACAGCAGTTTCTCTGTGAAGGTCATGTGCTCCCAGCTGCTGAAACAG CATGTCTTCAGGAAACTTGGACTGGAAAAGAGAAGATCACAGATGGACAAGAGAAtgcagaagaaaaggaggaggaggaagaagaagaggaggaggaagaggaggggaagaaggaggaggagagaatcaAGACTTCAGGCTACCCCAAGCGTGACCCAGAGGATCTCTGA